A stretch of Flavobacterium sp. N2270 DNA encodes these proteins:
- a CDS encoding TlpA family protein disulfide reductase: MKKILLAFGAILVIAIILIMSFGVQIGNVRIGKQNDTLAIKQDYDLVNSPFNSEYLETDKIICVNLWATWCKPCVAEMPMLNAVKEEYKNNNIEFLSFSVDTDSIKLGNFIKKEKFNFKDITLENLKYKTAILNYLSEKPADNKINSYSVPVTYLIKNKKIVKTIDGGIENKEELTNAINLVMK, encoded by the coding sequence ATGAAGAAAATTTTATTGGCATTTGGAGCAATTTTAGTAATTGCAATTATTCTTATTATGAGTTTTGGTGTTCAAATCGGAAACGTTAGAATTGGAAAACAAAATGATACTTTAGCGATTAAACAAGATTATGACCTTGTGAATAGTCCTTTCAACTCTGAATATTTAGAAACAGACAAAATAATATGTGTAAATTTATGGGCAACTTGGTGCAAACCTTGTGTAGCTGAAATGCCAATGTTGAACGCTGTTAAAGAAGAGTATAAAAATAATAATATTGAATTTTTGTCTTTCTCGGTAGATACTGATTCAATTAAACTTGGAAATTTTATTAAAAAAGAGAAATTTAATTTTAAAGACATAACATTAGAAAATCTTAAATATAAAACTGCTATTTTAAATTATTTAAGTGAAAAACCAGCAGATAATAAAATAAATTCCTATTCTGTTCCTGTTACATACTTAATAAAAAACAAAAAAATAGTAAAAACTATAGATGGTGGAATTGAAAATAAAGAAGAATTGACTAATGCTATTAATTTAGTTATGAAATAA
- a CDS encoding SMI1/KNR4 family protein has product MKYSFEKDFLDRNEDKTDFTNHRDKATEVELKKLKEEYPKIPTEFLEYLSEIGSGSFRECQFQVQKHLFDLDDLGLTENYDLKKGIKFFGDNYAGDFSGFDFNNNPTLIVEFWHEDGTIYETNKTFKEYIREQMLIDENGEDKRE; this is encoded by the coding sequence ATGAAATATAGTTTTGAAAAAGATTTTTTGGACAGAAATGAGGATAAAACCGACTTTACTAATCACAGAGATAAAGCAACAGAAGTTGAATTGAAGAAATTAAAAGAGGAATATCCCAAAATACCAACGGAATTTCTCGAATATTTGAGTGAAATAGGAAGCGGAAGTTTTCGTGAATGTCAATTTCAAGTTCAAAAACATTTATTTGATTTAGATGATTTGGGTCTTACAGAAAATTATGACTTAAAAAAAGGAATTAAGTTTTTTGGAGACAACTATGCTGGCGACTTTTCTGGATTTGATTTTAATAATAACCCAACATTGATAGTGGAGTTTTGGCACGAAGACGGAACAATATATGAAACGAATAAGACTTTTAAAGAATATATTAGAGAACAAATGCTAATTGACGAAAACGGAGAAGATAAAAGAGAATAA